The genomic segment AATATGGTGTGCTTTTGTTACGGGATGCTCATAGCCCTTTATAATAAATTCACCGTATTTGGTAGGTAAAGATGCTTCGCTGATTAATTGATAGGTACTTTCACTCTTTTTCCTGTACTCAATCAAGGCTTCAATAGTTATCATTTTAAGCTTGTGTACCTTAGCAAATTCTCTTAACTCAGTTAGTCTAGCCATATGTCCGTCTTCTTTTAGTATCTCGCAAATGACGCCGGCTTCTTCGCAACCAGCTAATCGAGCTAAATCAACAGCAGCTTCAGTATGCCCTTCTCTTTGAAGAACCCCTCCACTCTTGGCTACAAGTGGAAAAATGTGACCTGGCTTAGAGAAATCAATATCTTTACTACTTTGAGCAACTAACTTGTTAATTGTCAAAGCTCTTTCATAGGCTGATATACCTGTTGCACACTCTTTAGCATCCACCGAAACAGTAAATGCTGTTCCTCTTGGATCACTATTTTGATCTACCATCCTTGAAAGCTGAAGTTCATGGCTACGCTTTTCAGTAATAGGTACACATACCAACCCTCTCCCATGACTAACCATGAAATTAATATGTTCTGGCGTTACTTTTTCTGCAGCCATCACTAAGTCACCTTCGTTTTCTCTGTCCTCATCATCGACAACGATAATCATTTTTCCATC from the Vallitalea okinawensis genome contains:
- a CDS encoding bifunctional 3,4-dihydroxy-2-butanone-4-phosphate synthase/GTP cyclohydrolase II, translated to MFATIEEAIQDIKDGKMIIVVDDEDRENEGDLVMAAEKVTPEHINFMVSHGRGLVCVPITEKRSHELQLSRMVDQNSDPRGTAFTVSVDAKECATGISAYERALTINKLVAQSSKDIDFSKPGHIFPLVAKSGGVLQREGHTEAAVDLARLAGCEEAGVICEILKEDGHMARLTELREFAKVHKLKMITIEALIEYRKKSESTYQLISEASLPTKYGEFIIKGYEHPVTKAHHIALIKGDLTDTAPVLTRIHSECLTGDVLGSSRCDCGSQLEAALKIIAEEGRGVLLYLRQEGRGIGLVNKIKAYALQDEGLDTVEANLHLGFDEDLRDYQVAVDMYKDLGISKIKLMTNNPEKIKGLEDGGIEVTERVPIEVGIGEHNHFYLETKKEKMQHMLEKI